The Clostridia bacterium nucleotide sequence AAAAGCAGAAATGCCCTTTTTTGAATCAATCAAAGGCCTTCCTATTAGATGTTCTGCATCCATATCGCCATCAGATGTTTGTATACCTGTCTGATAGATAAATCTATTGTCATCAATAATATCTTTGATTGATGGATATTTGCTCTTTAAGCTTTTTATTGTAAAAAAATCCTGAGTAGTCCCGAAAACAATAGTTTTCCATGCCCAATCATTTTCTAGCAAAAGTGCTTGCTTTATATACTTATAATCGTTCTTTTCTATAACTATAACGCTAAAAAGTTTGAAAAATATGTTTGGTTTTAAAACCAAATGACAAATTTCATTATTTTTGTTTTCTTCCTCATTAGAATTAAATTTATAAAACACTATCGCTGCAGGACCTATTGAATTAACAAATATCAACTCTCTTACAGCCGCTAATTCAATATATTTGATTATTTGAGCTTTTGTTAAAAGCCATTCTCTAAACTCAACTGCCTTTGATTTCATATTATAAAACAACTTAGAGGTAACTATTAAACAACATGTTGTATTTTGTTGTGAAAAATCTTTCGTTCTTCCAATAAAACTCCTTGAAATTTCATTATTTTGCAAAGGTAAATTATTCTTTTTGCAGTACTCAATATGTAGACCATCATCTACTCTACCCCATGGCGGATTCCCTATTATAAAATCAAAATGCTTATCCCTTAAAAGATAATCAACCTCTTCAGAGAAAAAATCACATACGAAAAAGTTTTTACCTTTAAGCATAGGTAGTTTAAAATCTTTTAATGTTTTAGGATCTTTGTAATCCAGTATAGTTAAATAAATAGAAAATATAGCAACATCAATCGCTTCCGAGTTTTTATCAATGCCAAAAATATTATTAGTTACAATATTAACCAATAAATCATCATAAATTATATTCTCTTCTTCATATAAACTATTCTCAATAAGATTTCGTGCTGTTTGTACAAGGAATATTCCTGAGCCGCATGCAGGATCAAGTACCGTACAGGTCAAATTATTTTTCAAATGCGGCTTAATTGTCTGGTCTAAAACATAATCTACAAGGTAAGGTGGAGTATAAAAAGCTTTATCTTCTTTTTGTTTAACTTCTCCTAAAAAGCGTTCGTAAATAGCACTTATCAATTCTATATGTATAATATTGAAATCGTATAATGGGAATAAAGAATATTGCCCTGTATCTAGTACAAGTTCACCAGACATAAAATCACGTAAAACCGCTAAAGATGAACTATCCAGTATATCGCACTCACTTTTGCCACTTTTGATGTCTTTGTATAACTCGAATAGATTACCATTAAATTTTCTTTTTAAATGTGAAAACAAACTATAAAGTTCATCTTTTGACTCCATAACTTCCAATAGGTAATCTCTAGATTTAGCTATATCACTATTAAATTTTTTGTAATTTAAATCAACACCTCTATCTATCAAGAATCTTATAAATATTAATCTCAGAATAATTTGAACAGCAAAAGGGGCACAAGGACTTCTTTTTAAAACATTAGTTATGTATTTAATATTATTTAGCATTACAGTATCAAGCGTTGGTGTTGAAAATTTCTTAGCATAAATATGCCAGAATCTAGGGCTTGAAATATTCCAAAATGAAAATATGCTCGTATCACTAAGAAACTCATTACTTACGCTTTCAACATGAAGTAATTCATGATCTTCTGTATTTAGCGAGCATCCGTTATAAATTTCAATATGACCTTCGAAACTTATAATTACAACAGGTATTTGAGCATTCCATATTTTTTTAAACAAAGTTTTTAAATATTCTCTGCTATTATATTCATATTCAAAAAAGAGTACAAATGGTTTGTTTTCAACACAATAAACTGCATATGGGTTCAGTTCCCTGATAACTCTATACGCATGTAATGATAAATTATTATTTTCTCTTTTTGATAAAAAGTCGTTTCTATAAAACAAAAATTCTGATTGATCATATCCTAACACTTTTATGATATTATCAATTGTGCTCATTATATCACCTTGTTTTAGTGCTATTATAAGTGTTTTTTAATTATAATATAGCACATACGTTCGCATATAGCAAGTAGATTCTTTGAATTATTTTAAATAATATTTGATGTTAGAAATTCGTCCTCTGCCTACACCCTTACTCCGTAGCAAGATAGTTAAAGTGTCTATCTCATTAGCCGACAAAATATGGTCAGAAGAAATTCCCCTGACCTTGTGCATTTATTGCTCCATTTATTCCTTAAAGCTCCAATTATCTTAGCAACTGTCGCACTGACTGAGGCGTCTGATTAGCAAGTGTAAGTATAGTTGTAGTTACTTGCATAAGCTATCATAATTATACATTGATTTTATGTGCCTAATTAATTTATATACTTATATTATAGTCTATAATTTTATATCAATATAACTCCCTACATGTGGATTTACTGATTGCTCCATTACTTTTGCATTAACCTGCATCATTTTTAATAAGTCATTCATTTGTGTTTGTCCCGTATTCATTGCCATTTTCATTACTGAAATACTGGCTTGTTGAGCTACTTTCATCTGACTAAGTCCAATCGATAATGCTGCTATGTCCACAAGACCATCTCCTTATTTTACTCTCCCAACCATGCATCAAGTTTCTTATTGACTAGCTCACATGTTTTTTGACAAATTTCCGGCAGTTCTCCGCCTAAAACCTCAGTTGCTTCTCTAAAACCCTTTTCTATGGCAGCTCTTAACATATCAATTTTCTCTTTATCTTCTCCTGATATAGCCTTAGCAAATTCTACTATTCTATCGCTGACCATTTCAGGACTTAATGGTCCTCCTTCGCCTATCATCTCCTGAGCTTTTATA carries:
- a CDS encoding YjfB family protein — encoded protein: MDIAALSIGLSQMKVAQQASISVMKMAMNTGQTQMNDLLKMMQVNAKVMEQSVNPHVGSYIDIKL
- a CDS encoding N-6 DNA methylase, which produces MSTIDNIIKVLGYDQSEFLFYRNDFLSKRENNNLSLHAYRVIRELNPYAVYCVENKPFVLFFEYEYNSREYLKTLFKKIWNAQIPVVIISFEGHIEIYNGCSLNTEDHELLHVESVSNEFLSDTSIFSFWNISSPRFWHIYAKKFSTPTLDTVMLNNIKYITNVLKRSPCAPFAVQIILRLIFIRFLIDRGVDLNYKKFNSDIAKSRDYLLEVMESKDELYSLFSHLKRKFNGNLFELYKDIKSGKSECDILDSSSLAVLRDFMSGELVLDTGQYSLFPLYDFNIIHIELISAIYERFLGEVKQKEDKAFYTPPYLVDYVLDQTIKPHLKNNLTCTVLDPACGSGIFLVQTARNLIENSLYEEENIIYDDLLVNIVTNNIFGIDKNSEAIDVAIFSIYLTILDYKDPKTLKDFKLPMLKGKNFFVCDFFSEEVDYLLRDKHFDFIIGNPPWGRVDDGLHIEYCKKNNLPLQNNEISRSFIGRTKDFSQQNTTCCLIVTSKLFYNMKSKAVEFREWLLTKAQIIKYIELAAVRELIFVNSIGPAAIVFYKFNSNEEENKNNEICHLVLKPNIFFKLFSVIVIEKNDYKYIKQALLLENDWAWKTIVFGTTQDFFTIKSLKSKYPSIKDIIDDNRFIYQTGIQTSDGDMDAEHLIGRPLIDSKKGISAFKVDTSFCTIFNKKKIHRIRDKRLFKPPYVLIKKGFDTKTYKLRAVYSEEEFLYR